One region of Desulfovibrio sp. JC010 genomic DNA includes:
- a CDS encoding chorismate mutase produces the protein MPEYKKFDRSGGSAPRRQSLLDEIKELDARLLSLISRRNYLMGKAASKRKQKGLPLGDPDMERRIFETWTAEAGNKKFDVKTARRVFDQLNNLAYAGVAKPENRKLSTYVLSPPQKPVNVTFDGPGSLLQSKLWIALSAAAGAESKMGPLCVNDEITELIKAFNQAGAHLSWDGETVESRSGDGIEFEEKLVFAGDDAMTMFLTIAFGLKTVGKFKIAGGPILKQYDSRPLAEILSPLGARLNTLDLQSHGLPARLECGGRMASSLEISEDIPAGFVAALALAAWTYPQGLTFKFAEDWQGKDLLKEVVAVLKKCGVKAKLSETECSVPATKGISVPEEPAIALEPELCAALLSIPAFSDGQVTINGEWPKSAIAEDALVTLKKGGVDIKISKGSITASKGEAAADLSFDFGNANDLFPVGLALAVNSRSECKLGNIADTVLFEQGVELLERLGIKYEREDDGLTVIPGRLKWDEAWSAPTPFFGIALGLLAWMRPGISIENPGDVTDLWPRYWTLYNSLPEINGLKDPEVKKKDESKTRRRIKID, from the coding sequence ATGCCCGAATATAAAAAATTTGACCGTTCCGGCGGTTCCGCACCGCGTAGACAGTCCCTGCTTGACGAAATCAAAGAGCTGGACGCAAGACTTCTTTCCCTCATATCCCGCAGAAATTACCTCATGGGTAAAGCTGCATCCAAGCGCAAGCAGAAAGGTCTGCCCCTCGGTGACCCGGATATGGAAAGACGTATCTTTGAAACATGGACCGCAGAAGCCGGTAACAAAAAGTTTGACGTGAAAACAGCACGCCGCGTTTTCGATCAACTTAACAACCTTGCTTACGCAGGTGTTGCCAAACCGGAAAACCGCAAGCTTTCCACTTATGTTCTTTCCCCGCCCCAGAAGCCTGTGAACGTGACCTTCGACGGTCCCGGCTCCCTGCTGCAGTCCAAGCTCTGGATTGCACTGAGTGCTGCTGCCGGTGCTGAATCCAAAATGGGTCCGCTCTGCGTCAATGACGAGATCACCGAATTGATCAAAGCATTCAACCAGGCCGGAGCACATCTTTCATGGGATGGCGAGACCGTTGAATCCCGTTCCGGTGACGGCATTGAATTCGAGGAAAAACTCGTCTTTGCCGGAGATGACGCCATGACCATGTTCCTGACCATTGCCTTCGGTCTTAAGACTGTAGGCAAGTTCAAAATCGCCGGCGGCCCCATCCTTAAACAGTACGACTCCAGACCTCTGGCCGAAATTCTTTCCCCGCTGGGCGCAAGGCTGAATACCCTTGACTTGCAGAGCCACGGACTGCCTGCACGCCTCGAATGCGGCGGACGCATGGCCTCCTCCCTTGAAATTTCTGAAGACATTCCTGCTGGATTTGTTGCTGCACTGGCTCTGGCCGCGTGGACCTATCCGCAGGGACTGACCTTCAAATTCGCTGAAGACTGGCAGGGCAAAGACCTGCTCAAGGAAGTTGTTGCTGTGCTCAAGAAGTGCGGAGTTAAAGCCAAGCTCAGTGAAACAGAATGCTCTGTTCCGGCCACCAAGGGGATCTCCGTACCGGAAGAACCGGCCATTGCACTGGAACCCGAACTCTGTGCCGCCCTGCTCTCCATCCCCGCTTTCAGCGACGGTCAGGTGACCATCAACGGAGAATGGCCCAAATCCGCCATTGCCGAAGATGCACTTGTAACCCTCAAGAAAGGTGGCGTGGACATTAAAATTTCCAAAGGAAGTATCACTGCATCCAAGGGTGAAGCTGCAGCTGATCTCTCCTTTGATTTCGGAAATGCAAACGACCTCTTCCCCGTGGGTCTGGCCCTTGCGGTCAACTCCCGCTCCGAATGCAAGCTCGGCAACATTGCCGACACTGTGCTGTTCGAACAGGGCGTTGAACTGCTTGAACGTCTCGGCATCAAGTACGAGCGTGAAGATGACGGCCTTACCGTTATCCCCGGCAGACTCAAATGGGACGAAGCATGGTCTGCACCGACCCCCTTCTTCGGTATTGCTCTCGGTCTTCTGGCCTGGATGCGTCCCGGAATCTCCATTGAGAATCCCGGCGATGTAACTGATCTCTGGCCCCGTTACTGGACCCTCTACAACAGCCTGCCGGAAATCAATGGACTCAAAGACCCTGAGGTTAAGAAAAAAGATGAATCAAAAACCAGAAGAAGAATCAAAATCGATTAG